In Nocardia asteroides, the following proteins share a genomic window:
- a CDS encoding alpha/beta fold hydrolase → MLAKSMMTLAAARSLVSQFETGVLTAQFRAGLRTRSFATAKLNAPAVAHQVVPVTTADGADLRVHVYGPDTAPTLVLIHGWACSIEYWNPQITAFAGEYRVVSYDQRGHGESTLGTVAPSEHTLADDLATVLDATLRPGEKAVLAGHSMGGLTIQAWAKHHPEQVSERAAAVLLANTANADIRGETDLLPVLNKQLTLAEYPVTVLGAPVRMPQPFSESLLTAPVPIPGGWFTEQLFRYRILTPAATADEVDFAIGIIRSCRPLARGRHAAAMADMDLSAGTANLTVPTTVIAGAQDRLLPQRMSRSIVDILRRTGHLADFHVLAHGHLSNIEDSESFDAILLQILHSATNSRATRRNVAAR, encoded by the coding sequence ATGCTTGCGAAGTCGATGATGACGCTCGCGGCAGCGCGATCCCTGGTCTCGCAGTTCGAGACCGGCGTACTGACCGCACAGTTCCGTGCCGGACTGCGTACCCGCAGTTTCGCGACCGCGAAACTCAACGCCCCCGCTGTGGCGCACCAGGTCGTCCCGGTGACCACCGCCGACGGCGCCGACCTGCGGGTGCACGTCTACGGCCCCGATACCGCCCCCACCCTGGTCCTCATCCACGGCTGGGCGTGCAGCATCGAATACTGGAATCCGCAGATCACCGCCTTCGCCGGCGAATACCGCGTGGTCAGCTACGACCAGCGCGGCCACGGCGAGTCGACGCTGGGCACCGTCGCCCCGAGCGAGCACACCCTCGCCGACGACCTCGCCACTGTCCTGGACGCGACGCTGCGTCCGGGCGAGAAGGCCGTGCTGGCCGGGCACAGCATGGGTGGTCTCACCATCCAGGCCTGGGCCAAGCACCACCCCGAGCAGGTGTCCGAGCGCGCCGCCGCCGTCCTGCTGGCCAATACGGCCAACGCCGACATCCGCGGGGAAACCGACCTGCTCCCGGTGCTGAACAAGCAGCTCACCCTCGCCGAGTACCCGGTGACCGTGCTCGGCGCGCCGGTGCGCATGCCGCAGCCCTTCAGCGAGTCGCTGCTGACCGCGCCGGTGCCGATCCCCGGCGGCTGGTTCACCGAGCAGCTGTTCCGCTACCGCATCCTCACCCCGGCGGCCACCGCCGACGAGGTCGACTTCGCGATCGGCATCATCCGCTCCTGCCGCCCGCTCGCGCGCGGCCGCCACGCCGCCGCGATGGCCGACATGGACCTGTCGGCGGGCACCGCCAACCTGACCGTGCCCACCACGGTCATCGCCGGCGCCCAGGACCGCCTGCTCCCGCAGCGCATGTCCCGCTCGATCGTCGACATCCTGCGCCGCACCGGCCACCTGGCCGACTTCCACGTCCTGGCGCACGGCCACCTCAGCAACATCGAGGACTCCGAGTCCTTCGACGCCATCCTCCTCCAGATCCTGCACTCCGCCACCAACTCTCGGGCCACCCGCCGCAACGTCGCCGCCCGCTGA
- a CDS encoding flavin reductase family protein: MRHYPAGVTVVTIGAAHGPVGFTATSFASLSLEPPLVSFNIAHTSSSIEALRAAGSVVIHFLGEHQHHLAHRFSRSAADRFTDRSLWTTLDTGEPVLHGTPIWLRATLHQLIDIGDHTLAVGLVTRVHDETHESPTAAPLLYYNGKYHRPTALDT, from the coding sequence ATGCGGCACTATCCGGCGGGCGTCACCGTGGTGACGATCGGCGCCGCGCACGGTCCGGTGGGTTTCACCGCCACCTCGTTCGCCTCGCTGTCGCTGGAACCGCCGCTGGTGTCGTTCAACATCGCGCACACCTCGTCGAGCATCGAGGCCCTGCGCGCCGCCGGGTCGGTCGTCATCCACTTCCTCGGCGAACACCAGCACCACCTGGCCCACCGCTTCTCCCGCTCCGCCGCCGACCGCTTCACCGACCGCTCCCTGTGGACCACCCTCGACACCGGCGAACCCGTCCTGCACGGCACCCCCATCTGGCTGCGCGCCACCCTGCACCAGCTCATCGACATCGGCGACCACACCCTCGCCGTAGGCCTGGTCACCCGAGTCCACGACGAAACCCACGAATCCCCCACCGCCGCCCCCCTCCTCTACTACAACGGCAAATACCACCGCCCCACCGCCCTCGACACCTGA
- a CDS encoding M1 family metallopeptidase: protein MRSKFYEDPIDSYLPQNGNRGYRVSRYELELAYKPASNRLAGRAVIIAVTTTVRAWFTLDLAQALTVSKVFVNGAKAAKFAHQQGKLAVTPAQKIPAGGVLEITVHYAGTPKPVRGPWGEVGWEELTEGALVASQPNGAASWFPCDDHPSSKASYRISITTDSPFYAVANGTLVRKQAKASQTTWVYEAPEPMASYLATIQIGNYRKHRIGAPGEPVPMQAVVPPRLRANFDHDFARQPEMMALFTDRFGPYPFESYTVVVTDDDLDIPIEAQGISVFGANHCDGKRGSERLVAHELAHQWFGNSLTLKQWRDIWLHEGFACYAEWLWSEAAGGPTADQLARAARTNLARQPQDIIVGDPGPKDMFDDRVYKRGALTLHALRLELRDHLFFQLIREWTARYRHASVTTEEFVDLAGHYSVAPLRGLFAIWLGAKQLPQLPPLGGQGHQNTR from the coding sequence ATGCGGAGCAAGTTCTACGAGGACCCGATCGACTCCTACCTGCCGCAGAACGGCAACCGCGGCTACCGCGTGTCCAGGTACGAGCTGGAACTGGCCTACAAACCCGCGAGCAACCGGCTGGCCGGGCGCGCGGTGATCATCGCGGTCACCACCACGGTGCGGGCCTGGTTCACCCTCGACCTGGCGCAGGCGCTGACCGTGTCGAAGGTGTTCGTCAACGGGGCCAAGGCGGCGAAGTTCGCCCATCAGCAGGGCAAACTCGCCGTCACCCCGGCGCAGAAGATCCCGGCCGGCGGCGTCCTCGAGATCACCGTCCACTACGCGGGCACACCCAAGCCGGTGCGCGGTCCGTGGGGCGAGGTGGGCTGGGAGGAACTCACCGAGGGCGCGCTGGTGGCCAGTCAGCCCAACGGCGCCGCCTCCTGGTTCCCGTGCGACGACCACCCGAGTTCCAAAGCGTCCTACCGAATCTCGATCACCACCGACAGCCCGTTCTACGCCGTCGCCAACGGCACCCTGGTCCGCAAGCAGGCCAAGGCCAGCCAGACCACCTGGGTCTACGAGGCGCCGGAACCGATGGCGAGCTACCTGGCGACGATCCAGATCGGCAACTACCGCAAGCACCGGATCGGCGCGCCCGGCGAACCGGTGCCGATGCAGGCCGTCGTCCCGCCGCGGCTGCGCGCGAACTTCGACCACGACTTCGCCCGTCAGCCCGAGATGATGGCCCTGTTCACCGACAGGTTCGGCCCGTACCCGTTCGAGAGCTACACCGTGGTCGTCACCGACGACGACCTCGACATCCCGATCGAGGCGCAGGGCATCTCGGTGTTCGGCGCCAATCACTGCGACGGCAAACGCGGTTCGGAACGACTGGTCGCGCACGAGCTGGCGCACCAGTGGTTCGGCAACAGCCTCACCTTGAAGCAGTGGCGTGACATCTGGCTGCACGAGGGCTTCGCCTGCTACGCCGAATGGCTCTGGTCCGAGGCCGCGGGCGGCCCGACCGCCGATCAGCTGGCCAGGGCCGCGCGCACCAACCTGGCCCGCCAGCCGCAGGACATCATCGTCGGCGATCCGGGCCCCAAGGACATGTTCGACGACCGCGTCTACAAGCGCGGCGCGCTCACCCTGCACGCCCTGCGCCTGGAGCTGCGCGATCACCTGTTCTTCCAGCTGATCCGCGAATGGACCGCGCGCTACCGCCATGCCTCGGTGACCACCGAGGAATTCGTCGATCTGGCAGGCCATTACAGCGTGGCGCCACTGCGCGGGTTGTTCGCGATCTGGCTCGGGGCCAAGCAGTTGCCGCAGCTACCGCCGCTGGGCGGGCAGGGGCATCAGAACACCAGGTAG
- a CDS encoding Txe/YoeB family addiction module toxin — translation MPERKLAFSAYGWETYTSWLVRDRTVLKAANKVIAAALADPFAGIGKPEPLKHHLAGHWSRRVTREHRMIYYVTDSEIVVIAVGGHYDE, via the coding sequence ATGCCTGAACGCAAGCTGGCCTTCAGCGCCTACGGGTGGGAGACCTACACATCGTGGCTGGTTCGCGACCGCACGGTCCTAAAAGCGGCCAACAAAGTGATCGCCGCCGCGCTCGCCGACCCATTCGCCGGGATCGGTAAGCCTGAGCCGTTGAAGCACCATCTCGCCGGCCACTGGTCGCGCCGGGTCACCCGCGAGCATCGAATGATCTACTACGTCACCGATTCCGAGATCGTTGTCATCGCGGTCGGCGGGCACTACGACGAGTAG
- a CDS encoding DUF2752 domain-containing protein → MDSSPVAAFAGAPNPEPVRPAWQRFAPPLIAAGLGVGTLALLHFRDPHVEGSYGLCPVYALFGVYCPGCGGMRAMHNLTDGRILDSLHSNVLVLPLVVAFAVFVVDWVLRARRGERWRLPGLSPVLVWSFFGLLGVFTVLRNTPWGTWLTPV, encoded by the coding sequence GTGGACAGCTCGCCCGTCGCCGCCTTCGCCGGTGCTCCGAACCCCGAGCCGGTGCGACCGGCCTGGCAGCGGTTCGCGCCGCCGCTGATCGCGGCCGGCCTCGGCGTCGGCACGCTGGCGCTGCTGCATTTCCGCGATCCGCACGTCGAGGGCTCCTACGGGCTGTGCCCGGTGTACGCGCTGTTCGGGGTGTACTGCCCCGGCTGCGGCGGCATGCGGGCCATGCACAACCTCACCGACGGCCGGATCCTGGACTCGCTGCACAGCAATGTGCTGGTGTTGCCGCTGGTCGTGGCGTTCGCGGTGTTCGTCGTCGACTGGGTGCTGCGGGCGCGGCGGGGCGAACGCTGGCGCCTGCCGGGGCTCAGTCCGGTGCTGGTGTGGTCGTTCTTCGGGTTGCTCGGGGTGTTCACGGTGTTGCGCAACACGCCGTGGGGAACGTGGCTCACCCCCGTCTGA
- a CDS encoding aminotransferase class V-fold PLP-dependent enzyme — MTAVIDPTCALAAVSGADLRVPLVQGGTEGYANFDYAASAPALREVTDRIALLLPYYASVHRGAGYASRISTECYEASRGAVARFVDACDDQVVVFTRNTTDSLNLLAGCVPGETVVLDIEHHANFLPWTAHGRRVVAAADTVEETIRRVVAELCSKPAALLAVTGASNVTGEVLPLERLATIAHLCGARILVDAAQLAPHRRISLRESGIDYLAFSGHKLYAPFGAGVLVGKRDWLDAGAPYLAGGGAVREVGVGAVEWAAAPQRHEAGSPNVLGAAAIAAACDALAAFDPDELVAHERFLADRLRDGLAAIPGVDLVRIWSDSPDAVGIVCFTVAGHAPGEVAAYLSAEHAIGVRDGRFCAHPLLSRLGLDAALRASIGLGTTAADIDRLVAAITTLTTTGPTWTYAQTNGLWNPTPETRPLTADPNGATPCVIA; from the coding sequence ATGACCGCAGTAATCGACCCCACCTGTGCCCTGGCCGCCGTCTCCGGCGCCGACCTGCGGGTTCCGCTCGTACAGGGCGGGACCGAGGGATACGCCAACTTCGACTACGCGGCGAGCGCGCCCGCGTTGCGTGAGGTCACCGACCGGATCGCGCTGTTGCTGCCGTACTACGCCAGCGTGCATCGCGGCGCGGGCTACGCCTCACGGATCTCCACCGAGTGCTACGAGGCTTCGCGTGGCGCGGTCGCCCGGTTCGTCGACGCCTGCGACGACCAGGTCGTCGTATTCACCCGCAACACAACGGATTCGCTGAACCTGCTGGCCGGCTGCGTGCCGGGGGAGACCGTGGTGCTCGACATCGAGCATCACGCCAACTTCCTGCCGTGGACCGCGCACGGGCGTCGCGTCGTCGCGGCGGCCGACACCGTCGAGGAGACGATCCGGCGGGTCGTGGCCGAACTGTGCAGCAAACCGGCCGCGCTGCTCGCGGTGACCGGCGCGTCGAACGTCACCGGGGAGGTGCTGCCGCTGGAGCGGCTGGCCACCATCGCGCACCTGTGCGGTGCGCGGATTCTGGTGGACGCGGCGCAGCTGGCACCGCATCGCCGGATCTCGTTGCGGGAGAGCGGTATCGACTACCTCGCGTTCTCCGGGCACAAGCTGTACGCGCCGTTCGGGGCCGGGGTGCTGGTCGGCAAGCGGGACTGGCTCGACGCGGGTGCGCCGTACCTGGCCGGTGGTGGCGCGGTGCGTGAGGTGGGGGTCGGCGCGGTGGAATGGGCCGCGGCGCCGCAGCGGCACGAGGCCGGGTCGCCGAATGTGCTCGGCGCGGCCGCCATCGCCGCCGCCTGTGACGCGCTGGCCGCGTTCGATCCCGACGAGCTCGTGGCGCACGAGCGGTTCCTGGCCGATCGGCTGCGCGACGGGCTGGCCGCGATTCCCGGTGTCGACCTGGTGCGGATCTGGTCCGACAGCCCCGACGCCGTCGGCATCGTCTGTTTCACCGTCGCCGGTCACGCCCCCGGCGAAGTCGCCGCCTACCTCTCGGCCGAGCACGCCATCGGCGTCCGCGACGGCCGCTTCTGCGCCCACCCCCTGCTGTCGCGCCTCGGCCTCGACGCGGCCCTGCGCGCCAGCATCGGCCTCGGCACCACCGCCGCCGACATCGACCGCCTGGTCGCCGCGATCACCACCCTCACCACCACCGGCCCCACCTGGACCTACGCGCAAACCAACGGCCTCTGGAACCCCACCCCCGAAACCCGCCCCCTCACCGCCGACCCCAACGGCGCCACCCCCTGCGTCATCGCCTGA
- a CDS encoding MarR family winged helix-turn-helix transcriptional regulator translates to MSSNSNSVRGLPRYPVYALGRLTKALHAEIDVPLRDHWVLTFIAENADLTQKKVGEALGIDRSEVVRLIDALERADLVERTRDGKDRRKYRLRITEAGRKQCKRTDKLIADATARVLDRLDTEEQATLHRLALTALGEPPDPPA, encoded by the coding sequence ATGTCCTCGAACTCGAACTCGGTCCGCGGCCTGCCGCGCTACCCGGTGTACGCGCTCGGACGGCTCACCAAGGCACTGCACGCGGAGATCGACGTGCCGCTGCGTGATCACTGGGTGCTCACCTTCATCGCCGAGAACGCCGACCTGACCCAGAAGAAGGTCGGCGAGGCGCTCGGCATCGACCGGAGCGAGGTCGTCCGCCTGATCGACGCTCTCGAACGCGCCGACCTGGTCGAACGCACCCGCGACGGCAAGGACCGGCGCAAGTACCGGCTGCGGATCACCGAGGCCGGGCGCAAGCAGTGCAAGCGCACCGACAAGCTCATCGCCGACGCCACCGCGCGGGTGCTGGACCGGCTCGACACCGAGGAGCAGGCCACACTGCACCGGCTCGCACTCACCGCGCTGGGCGAGCCACCGGACCCGCCCGCGTGA
- a CDS encoding DNA polymerase III subunit delta': MAGVFDRLVGQDVVEAELTAAATAARAGVVTGAMTHSWLFTGPPGSGRSIAALCFAAALQCTDPDTVGCGRCHACTTTMAGTHGDVRRVVPEGLSISTKEMREIVQVASRRPSTGRWQVVVVEDADRLTEAAGNVLLKVVEEPPDRTVFLLCAPSVDPEDISVTLRSRCRHVHLVTPSIPAIAQVLRERDQLDPKTADWAASVSGGHVGRARRLATDEDARKRRQRALALVSATERPGAAYAAADELVKSADDEAKQMSAERDDRERDELATALGAGGTGKGAASATRGSAGVLKELERRQKSRATRTGRDALDRALIDVAGMYRDALAMRFAGRGVRITLTHPDMAAEITDLATNVRPEGLLRSIDAVLECREALDLNVKPRFAVAAMVATLIAARSA, encoded by the coding sequence GTGGCAGGTGTCTTCGATCGACTGGTCGGCCAAGACGTGGTCGAGGCCGAGCTGACGGCTGCCGCGACGGCGGCCAGGGCGGGCGTCGTGACCGGCGCGATGACGCATTCGTGGCTGTTCACCGGCCCGCCCGGCTCGGGTCGGTCGATCGCCGCGCTGTGCTTCGCCGCCGCGCTGCAGTGCACCGATCCCGACACCGTCGGCTGCGGTCGCTGCCATGCCTGCACCACCACCATGGCCGGAACCCACGGTGACGTGCGCCGCGTGGTGCCCGAGGGGCTGAGCATCAGCACCAAGGAGATGCGCGAGATCGTCCAGGTGGCGTCGCGGCGGCCGAGCACCGGCCGGTGGCAGGTCGTCGTGGTGGAGGACGCCGACCGGCTCACCGAGGCGGCGGGCAACGTGCTGCTGAAGGTGGTCGAGGAACCGCCGGACCGGACGGTGTTCCTGCTCTGCGCGCCCTCGGTCGACCCCGAGGACATCTCTGTCACATTGCGTTCGCGGTGCAGGCACGTGCACCTGGTGACGCCGTCGATTCCCGCCATCGCGCAGGTGCTGCGCGAGCGCGATCAGCTCGATCCGAAGACCGCCGACTGGGCGGCCTCGGTCAGCGGCGGGCACGTCGGCCGGGCGCGCCGCCTGGCCACCGACGAGGACGCGCGCAAGCGCCGTCAGCGCGCCCTCGCCCTGGTCTCCGCGACGGAACGGCCGGGCGCCGCCTACGCCGCCGCCGACGAACTGGTGAAATCGGCCGACGACGAAGCCAAGCAGATGAGCGCCGAACGCGACGACCGCGAACGCGACGAACTGGCCACCGCCCTCGGCGCGGGCGGCACCGGCAAGGGCGCCGCCTCGGCCACCCGCGGCTCGGCCGGCGTGCTCAAGGAACTCGAACGCCGCCAGAAGTCCCGCGCCACCCGCACCGGCCGCGACGCGCTCGACCGCGCCCTCATCGACGTGGCGGGCATGTACCGCGACGCGCTCGCCATGCGCTTCGCGGGCCGCGGCGTCCGCATCACCCTCACCCACCCCGACATGGCCGCCGAGATCACCGACCTGGCCACCAACGTCCGCCCCGAGGGCCTGCTCCGCAGCATCGACGCGGTCCTGGAATGCCGGGAAGCTCTCGACCTCAACGTCAAACCCCGCTTCGCCGTCGCCGCCATGGTCGCCACCCTCATCGCCGCCCGCTCGGCCTGA
- a CDS encoding type II toxin-antitoxin system Phd/YefM family antitoxin codes for MTALPISTARQNLFKLVQQVNDDHDTVTVVTKSGENAVLVAESDWNSIQETLYVLATHGGVRLLESARDAREGRFEAHELIDPDA; via the coding sequence ATGACTGCGCTACCGATTTCCACCGCCCGCCAGAACCTCTTCAAGCTGGTTCAGCAGGTCAACGACGACCACGACACGGTCACCGTTGTCACCAAGTCGGGCGAGAACGCCGTGCTCGTCGCCGAATCGGATTGGAACTCCATTCAGGAGACGCTGTATGTTCTCGCCACCCACGGCGGCGTACGACTGCTCGAGTCCGCCCGAGATGCCCGCGAGGGCCGATTCGAGGCACACGAGCTGATAGATCCCGATGCCTGA
- a CDS encoding Pls/PosA family non-ribosomal peptide synthetase gives MLEPHTEDPAGRLRDPLLRADLAAPPRTLVDILTSTALAHPDAPAIDDGTVVLSYMELIAAIETRMTELTAAGVRPGDRVGVRMPSGSAALYVTILAVLYCGAAYVPVDADDPDERARLVFGEARVSALATAAGIESATTAAGRAPASDWNTLPTPADDAWIIFTSGSTGTPKGVAVTHRNAAAFVDAEARLFLQRAPIGPGDRVLAGLSVAFDASCEEMWLAWRHGACLVPAPRDLVRTGADLGPWLMRREISIVSTVPTLAATWPAEALESVRLLIFGGEAVPPELAERLAGGDREVWNTYGPTEATVVACAALLDGSMPIRIGLPLDGWDLTVVDAQGNPVPEGETGELVIGGVGLARYLDAAKDAEKYAPLPSLGWERAYRSGDLVRNDRQGLIFLGRADDQIKIGGRRIELGEIDNALQHLPGVSGAAAAIRTTKAGNKILVGYLTGAGSEIDLKQARKLLAEQLPAPLVPRLAVVPDLPTRTSGKVDRNALPWPLPSTEEQPESGLGGTAAWVAGLWDAILGAEATDLDADFFDLGGGSLAAAQLVGALRERYPHVTVADLYDHPRLGSLVQLLDGSAPVAAVDARVVAPTPLRAQLTQVLATIPLTTLTGLQWVTWLAVVSAIAGWSGSLPWLPRLSWWWIALAFVVFISPLGRMTLCVACARILLAGLKPGTYPRGSLVHLRLWAAVRMSEASGAESLSGAPLMVPFARALGAKIGKGVDLHTLPPVTGMLELGDGASVEPEVDLSGYWVDGDLVHIGGITVGDDAVIGARSILLPGTKIGKKAEIAPGSAVSGKVKAEQEWAGSPATKAGKAQRRWPDHAPERASHWLLVFGLSSMALAAMPVLGLAVGGTFIAWWVREETTIGAAALRGFAILPVATLLSLAVYAAATVIAVRLLGIGLREGYHPVRSRTGWQVWATERLLDSARTFLFPLYASLLTPLWLRLLGARVGKNVEASTVLLLPKFTVVADGAFLADDTMIASYELGGGWLRIGEAKVGKRAFLGNSGMTAPGRRVPKNGLVAVLSAAPSKAKAGSSWLGSPPVRLRRAAEPSDTSRTFDPPLRLKLARAFVETCRLIPVMVTFAIGLGVLFTLALIAQHSDYLVAALLSGVVLMAAGAVAGAIAVAAKWLLVGRIRAVEHPLWSSFVWRNEVSDAFVETVAAPWFARAATGTPVMNLWLRGLGAKIGRGVWCESYWLPEADLVTLGDGATVERGCVVQTHLFHDRIMSMDTVTLDAGATLGPHCVALPAAHIGAGATIGPASLVMRGDVVPPSTRWWGNPISPWTGTASTSESRQRGAA, from the coding sequence ATGCTCGAGCCACACACTGAGGACCCGGCTGGCCGGTTACGCGACCCGCTGCTGCGCGCCGACCTGGCCGCGCCGCCGCGCACCCTGGTGGACATCCTCACCAGCACCGCGCTGGCCCACCCCGACGCACCCGCGATCGACGACGGCACCGTCGTGCTCAGCTACATGGAGCTGATCGCCGCGATCGAGACCCGGATGACCGAGCTGACCGCGGCGGGCGTGCGCCCCGGCGACCGGGTCGGCGTGCGGATGCCCTCGGGCAGCGCCGCGCTGTACGTGACGATCCTGGCCGTGCTCTACTGCGGCGCCGCCTACGTCCCCGTCGACGCCGACGACCCGGACGAACGAGCCAGGCTGGTCTTCGGCGAGGCCAGGGTGAGCGCGCTGGCCACCGCCGCGGGCATCGAGTCGGCCACGACCGCGGCGGGCCGCGCGCCCGCCTCGGACTGGAACACCCTGCCGACCCCCGCCGACGACGCCTGGATCATCTTCACCTCCGGTTCCACCGGCACCCCGAAGGGCGTCGCGGTCACCCACCGCAATGCCGCCGCCTTCGTCGACGCCGAGGCCAGGCTGTTCCTGCAGCGCGCCCCGATCGGCCCGGGCGACCGGGTGCTGGCCGGGCTGTCGGTGGCCTTCGACGCCTCCTGCGAGGAGATGTGGCTGGCCTGGCGGCACGGCGCCTGCCTGGTCCCCGCCCCGCGCGACCTGGTCCGCACCGGCGCCGACCTGGGCCCGTGGCTGATGCGCCGGGAGATCAGCATCGTCTCCACCGTGCCGACGCTGGCCGCGACCTGGCCCGCCGAAGCGCTGGAGTCGGTCCGGCTGCTGATCTTCGGCGGCGAGGCCGTCCCGCCGGAGCTGGCCGAACGCCTGGCCGGCGGCGATCGCGAGGTCTGGAACACCTACGGCCCCACCGAGGCCACCGTCGTCGCCTGCGCCGCGCTGCTCGACGGGTCGATGCCGATCCGGATCGGCCTGCCGCTGGACGGCTGGGACCTGACCGTCGTCGACGCGCAGGGCAACCCGGTGCCCGAGGGCGAGACCGGCGAGCTCGTCATCGGCGGCGTCGGCCTGGCCCGCTATCTGGACGCGGCCAAGGACGCCGAGAAGTACGCGCCACTGCCCTCGCTGGGCTGGGAACGCGCCTACCGCAGTGGCGATCTGGTGCGCAACGACCGTCAGGGCCTGATCTTCCTCGGCCGCGCCGACGACCAGATCAAGATCGGCGGCAGGCGCATCGAGCTCGGCGAGATCGACAACGCCCTGCAGCATCTGCCCGGCGTGAGCGGCGCGGCCGCCGCCATCCGGACCACCAAGGCGGGCAACAAGATCCTGGTCGGTTACCTCACCGGGGCCGGTTCCGAGATCGACCTGAAGCAGGCCAGAAAGCTACTGGCCGAACAGCTTCCGGCTCCGCTGGTCCCGCGGCTGGCGGTCGTGCCCGACCTGCCGACCCGCACCTCCGGCAAGGTCGACCGCAACGCCCTGCCCTGGCCCCTGCCGAGTACCGAGGAGCAGCCAGAATCCGGTCTCGGCGGTACGGCGGCCTGGGTGGCCGGGCTCTGGGACGCGATCCTGGGCGCCGAAGCCACCGATCTGGACGCCGACTTCTTCGACCTCGGTGGCGGTTCGCTGGCGGCGGCACAGCTGGTGGGCGCGCTGCGCGAGCGGTATCCGCACGTGACCGTCGCCGACCTCTACGACCATCCGCGGCTCGGCTCGCTGGTGCAGCTGCTCGACGGCAGCGCGCCGGTCGCGGCCGTCGACGCGCGGGTGGTGGCGCCGACACCGCTGCGCGCCCAGCTCACCCAGGTGCTGGCCACCATCCCGCTGACCACCCTGACCGGGTTGCAGTGGGTCACCTGGCTGGCCGTGGTCTCGGCGATCGCGGGCTGGTCCGGCTCGCTGCCGTGGCTGCCGCGACTGTCCTGGTGGTGGATCGCGCTGGCCTTCGTCGTCTTCATCTCGCCGCTCGGCCGGATGACGCTGTGCGTGGCCTGCGCACGCATCCTGCTGGCCGGACTGAAACCGGGCACCTACCCGCGCGGCTCCCTGGTGCACCTGCGGCTGTGGGCCGCGGTGCGGATGTCGGAGGCCAGCGGCGCCGAAAGCCTGTCGGGCGCACCGCTGATGGTGCCGTTCGCGCGGGCCCTCGGCGCGAAGATCGGCAAGGGCGTCGATCTGCACACCCTGCCGCCGGTCACCGGGATGCTCGAACTCGGCGACGGGGCGAGCGTGGAACCCGAGGTGGATCTGTCCGGCTACTGGGTCGACGGCGACCTGGTGCACATCGGCGGCATCACCGTCGGCGACGACGCCGTGATCGGCGCCCGCTCGATCCTGTTGCCCGGCACCAAGATCGGCAAGAAGGCCGAGATCGCGCCCGGTTCCGCGGTCTCCGGCAAGGTCAAGGCCGAGCAGGAATGGGCGGGATCGCCCGCGACCAAGGCGGGCAAGGCCCAGCGCCGCTGGCCCGACCACGCGCCCGAACGGGCCAGTCACTGGCTGCTGGTGTTCGGCCTGTCCTCGATGGCGCTGGCCGCCATGCCGGTCCTCGGGCTGGCCGTCGGCGGCACCTTCATCGCCTGGTGGGTCCGCGAGGAGACCACCATCGGGGCCGCCGCGCTGCGTGGTTTCGCCATCCTGCCGGTCGCGACGCTGCTCAGCCTGGCCGTGTACGCCGCGGCCACCGTGATCGCCGTGCGCCTGCTCGGCATCGGGCTGCGCGAGGGCTACCACCCGGTGCGCAGCCGCACCGGCTGGCAGGTGTGGGCCACCGAGCGGCTGCTCGACTCCGCGCGCACCTTCCTGTTCCCGCTCTACGCCAGCCTGCTCACCCCGCTGTGGCTGCGCCTGCTCGGCGCCCGCGTCGGCAAGAACGTCGAAGCGTCGACCGTGCTGCTGCTGCCCAAGTTCACGGTGGTCGCCGACGGCGCGTTCCTGGCCGACGACACCATGATCGCCAGCTACGAACTCGGCGGCGGCTGGCTGCGCATCGGCGAGGCCAAGGTCGGCAAGCGCGCCTTCCTCGGCAACTCCGGGATGACCGCGCCCGGGCGACGGGTGCCCAAGAACGGCCTGGTCGCGGTGCTGTCGGCGGCGCCGAGCAAGGCCAAGGCGGGGTCGTCCTGGCTGGGCAGCCCGCCGGTGCGGCTGCGGCGCGCGGCCGAACCCAGCGACACCTCACGCACGTTCGACCCGCCGCTGCGGCTGAAGCTGGCCCGCGCCTTCGTCGAGACCTGCCGGCTGATCCCGGTGATGGTGACCTTCGCGATCGGCCTCGGCGTGCTGTTCACGCTGGCCCTCATCGCCCAGCACTCGGACTACCTGGTCGCCGCGCTGCTCTCGGGCGTGGTGCTGATGGCCGCGGGCGCGGTGGCCGGTGCGATCGCGGTGGCCGCGAAGTGGTTGCTGGTGGGGCGGATTCGCGCCGTCGAGCATCCGCTGTGGAGCTCGTTCGTGTGGCGCAACGAGGTGTCGGACGCCTTCGTCGAGACCGTCGCGGCACCCTGGTTCGCCCGCGCCGCCACGGGTACACCTGTGATGAATCTGTGGCTGCGCGGACTCGGCGCCAAGATCGGCCGCGGGGTATGGTGCGAGTCCTATTGGCTTCCGGAGGCTGACCTGGTGACACTCGGTGACGGCGCGACCGTGGAACGCGGCTGCGTGGTGCAGACCCACCTGTTCCACGACCGCATCATGTCCATGGACACGGTGACGCTGGACGCGGGCGCCACCCTCGGACCGCACTGTGTCGCCCTGCCCGCCGCGCACATCGGCGCGGGCGCCACCATCGGCCCGGCGTCGCTGGTGATGCGCGGTGACGTGGTCCCGCCGTCGACCCGCTGGTGGGGCAACCCCATCTCACCGTGGACCGGCACCGCCTCGACCTCGGAGTCGAGGCAGCGCGGAGCCGCCTGA